In Gossypium raimondii isolate GPD5lz chromosome 12, ASM2569854v1, whole genome shotgun sequence, a single window of DNA contains:
- the LOC105762932 gene encoding protein EARLY-RESPONSIVE TO DEHYDRATION 7, chloroplastic → MYSSPPKQPSSLYPQVDLSNPDATSSSPSSSSSLYPSLDMKDLAENLFPDDATALHTHQDSAEQLLLKVPGAIVHLIERETSIELACGDLCIVSLLQGDNVVAVFARLGDDIQWPLAKDEPVVKLDASHYFFTLRVPSNGSFEDGKDSNQTEDVLNYGLTIAAKGQEGLLKELDRILETYSCFSVQQVKGIENWNLVDARNVAPEELNRKEKRDLIVGSSMAYWTTLAPNVEDYSGSIAKAIASGSGYVVKGILWCGDVTVDRLKWGNEFLSKRIKSGSTSEISPEALRRMKRVKKLTKMSEKVATGILSGVVKVSGFFTGSIVNSKVGKKFFNLMPGEIVLASLDGFNKVCDAVEVAGRNVMSTTSVVTTGLVSQRYGEKAGKVTNEGLDAAGHAIGTAWAVFKIRKALNPKSVFKPTTLAKAAAQANAAELKSKNNK, encoded by the exons ATGTATTCTTCTCCTCCAAAACAGCCTTCCTCTCTTTACCCACAGGTCGATCTTTCAAACCCAGACGCcacttcttcttctccttcttcttcgtCTTCTTTGTACCCTTCTTTGGACATGAAAGATTTAGCCGAAAACCTCTTCCCTGACGACGCCACCGCCTTGCACACCCACCAAGATTCTGCAGAACAACTCCTCCTCAAGGTTCCTGGTGCCATCGTTCACCTTATTGAGCGAGAAACCAGCATTGAGCTTGCTTGTGGTGACCTCTGTATTGTTAGTCTCCTTCAAGGCGACAACGTTGTTGCTGTTTTTGCTCGCCTTGGTGACGATATTCAATGGCCTTTGGCTAAAGATGAGCCTGTTGTAAAACTTGATGCTTCCCACTATTTCTTTACTCTTAGAGTGCCATCGAATGGGTCGTTTGAAGACGGAAAAGATTCTAATCAAACCGAGGATGTTTTGAACTATGGTCTGACAATAGCTGCAAAAGGGCAAGAGGGTTTGTTGAAGGAACTTGATAGAATCTTGGAAACTTACAGTTGCTTTTCGGTGCAACAAGTGAAAGGGATAGAGAACTGGAATCTTGTGGATGCGAGAAATGTGGCGCCCGAAGAGTTGAATAGAAAGGAAAAAAGGGACTTAATCGTGGGAAGTTCAATGGCGTATTGGACGACTCTGGCGCCCAATGTTGAAGACTATAGCGGGTCTATAGCAAAGGCAATAGCATCGGGGTCAGGGTACGTTGTGAAGGGGATTTTGTGGTGTGGCGATGTCACTGTTGACAGGTTGAAATGGGGCAATGAGTTCTTGAGTAAGAGGATAAAGTCAGGTTCAACCTCTGAGATCTCTCCAGAGGCCTTGAGAAGGATGAAAAG GGTTAAGAAGTTAACAAAGATGTCAGAGAAAGTGGCCACTGGAATTCTTTCAGGTGTGGTTAAAGTGTCTGGATTCTTCACAGGTTCAATTGTTAACTCCAAAGTTGGCAAGAAATTTTTCAACCTGATGCCTGGAGAAATCGTTCTTGCTTCCTTGGATGGATTTA ATAAGGTTTGCGATGCAGTTGAAGTAGCAGGAAGGAATGTCATGTCTACCACATCTGTGGTGACAACAGGACTTGTTTCACAAAG GTATGGAGAAAAGGCAGGAAAGGTTACAAATGAAGGGCTTGATGCGGCAGGACATGCAATTGGGACAGCTTGGGCTGTGTTTAAGATTAGAAAGGCTCTTAATCCCAAGAGTGTCTTCAAACCCACAACTCTTGCAAAAGCTGCTGCACAGGCTAATGCTGCTGAATTGAAGTCCAAAAATAACAAGTAA